Proteins from one Bombyx mori chromosome 25, ASM3026992v2 genomic window:
- the LOC105841331 gene encoding uncharacterized protein LOC105841331 translates to MSKAEQECEDFYDLNTYRDNTTGRYVTALPFLRSPTALGDSLTTARRCLSSLERRFKTNIALKTDYDAAMRDYLERNIISPAPALTDTNYYVIPHHGISREDKPLRIVLNATARCIDTNVSLNDCLHSGPNLQADLTAIILKFRLFPIALTADIKQMFLAIGIREEDRRFLNILYKFDEDDTAKMYHFNRVCFGLRCSPYLAMKTVKRLARDETDFPIASEIASDHLYMDDLGVSVDTPENGIQLAHDLIELFKRGGFDLVKFVSNSPEVLKSIPQANRLSSKIEFDKEDNMKLLGLIWSPVEDEFSIAIKFNPQAKCTKRLMLSTIAKLWDINGFCAPVILHAKLLIKALWVAQIDWDAEPPSDICAAWKRFLNELPALQDFKIPRFVGIVPESRVILLGFADASEKAMGASVYICVQPASGPNEVNLIGAKSKVAPLKVISLARLELCAAVLLSKLFRFVIDTVSPRCHVDEIFAFTDSTVTLH, encoded by the coding sequence ATGTCTAAAGCCGAACAGGAATGTGAggatttttatgatttaaatacATACCGCGATAACACAACTGGACGTTACGTCACCGCTTTGCCTTTCTTGAGGTCGCCTACCGCTCTGGGCGATTCTCTTACAACCGCACGTCGCTGTCTGTCGTCACTCGAACGCAGATTTAAGACAAATATCGCTTTAAAAACTGATTACGATGCCGCGATGAGAGATTATCTCGAACGGAACATCATTTCACCCGCACCCGCTCTTACTGATACGAATTATTACGTCATCCCTCACCACGGCATAAGCCGAGAAGACAAACCGCTCCGCATTGTACTGAACGCAACTGCACGATGCATAGATACAAACGTTTCATTGAACGATTGTTTACATTCCGGTCCTAATTTGCAAGCAGACTTAACCgcgattattttaaaatttagacTGTTTCCGATTGCTTTAACCGCCGACATCAAACAAATGTTTTTGGCTATAGGCATTCGTGAGGAAGACCGCCGCTTTTTGAATATACTATACAAATTTGACGAAGATGATACTGCGAAAATGTATCATTTTAATCGCGTTTGTTTTGGTCTACGGTGCTCGCCGTACCTTGCTATGAAGACAGTTAAGCGTCTCGCCCGCGATGAAACTGATTTCCCGATCGCTTCAGAAATCGCTAGTGATCATCTTTATATGGATGATCTAGGAGTTTCGGTAGATACGCCCGAGAATGGAATTCAGTTGGCTCATGATTTAATCGAACTATTCAAACGTGGTGGTTTCGACTTAGTTAAATTCGTTAGCAATTCGCCCGAGGTGTTAAAATCGATTCCGCAAGCCAACCGCTTATCTTCAAAAATTGAATTCGACAAGGAGGATAATATGAAGCTCCTAGGTCTAATTTGGTCACCGGTCGAGGATGAATTTTCAATCGCTATTAAATTCAACCCGCAAGCAAAATGTACAAAGCGCCTTATGCTTTCCACAATCGCTAAACTGTGGGACATAAACGGATTTTGTGCCCCTGTCATCTTACacgcaaaattattaataaaagctCTCTGGGTAGCTCAGATTGATTGGGATGCAGAGCCTCCAAGCGACATCTGTGCTGCGTGGAAGCGCTTTCTTAATGAACTCCCCGCTCTGCAAGACTTTAAAATACCTCGCTTCGTAGGCATCGTGCCCGAGTCCCGTGTCATACTACTGGGATTTGCGGACGCTTCTGAAAAAGCGATGGGTGCTTCTGTGTATATTTGTGTACAACCGGCTTCCGGACCAAATGAAGTCAATTTAATTGGTGCCAAAAGCAAGGTCGCGCCGCTCAAGGTTATTTCCTTAGCCCGCCTAGAGCTTTGTGCTGCTGTATTATTATCGAAACTGTTTCGATTTGTTATCGACACTGTTTCTCCCCGCTGTCATGTCGACGAAATTTTCGCGTTTACTGATTCGACAGTGACCCTCCATTGA